Below is a genomic region from Escherichia ruysiae.
TGATCGAACGCTGGCACAAAAATGGACGTCTGTTGTACGCCATTACACCGCGCTTCGCACCGACTTCATCTCCCGAACAGATGGCAATGGCGCAACGCCTGAAAGAAGAGTTTCCTGATACGTGGATACATACCCATCTGTGTGAAAACAAAGATGAAATTGCCTGGGTGAAAGAACTTTATCCTGAACATGATGGTTATCTGGATGTTTATCACCAGTATGGCCTGACCGGTAAAAACTGCGTCTTTGCTCACTGCGTCCATCTGGAAGAAAAAGAGTGGGATCGTCTCAGCGAAACTAAATCCAGCATCGCGTTTTGTCCAACCTCCAACCTTTATCTCGGTAGCGGCTTATTCAACTTGAAAAAAGCATGGAATAAGAAAGTCAAAGTCGGCATGGGGACTGACATTGGTGCCGGAACCACCTTCAACATGCTGCAAACACTGAACGAAGCCTACAAAGTGTTGCAGTTACAGGGCTATCGTCTCTCAGCATATGAAGCGTTTTACCTTGCCACGCTCGGTGGCGCGAAATCTCTGGGACTTGACGATCTGATCGGCAATTTTATACCAGGCAAAGAGGCTGATTTCGTGGTGATGGAGCCTACCGCCACGCCACTGCAGCAATTGCGCTATGACAACTCTGTTTCTTTAGTCGACAAATTGTTCGTGATGATGACGTTGGGCGATGACCGTTCTATCTATCGCACCTACGTTGATGGTCGTCTGGTGTACGAACGTAACTAATAATAAACCTCGTGAGGACATCATTATGTCTGGAGACATCCTACAAACACCGGACGCACCAAAGCCACAGGGCGCGCTGGATAATTATTTTAAAATTACCGCCAGAGGCAGCAGCGTTCGCCAGGAGGTACTGGCGGGTCTGACTACATTCCTCGCTATGGTTTACTCCGTTATCGTAGTGCCGGGAATGCTGGGTAAAGCAGGTTTTCCTCCCGCAGCGGTCTTCGTTGCCACCTGTCTGGTCGCAGGCTTCGGCTCTCTGCTGATGGGGTTATGGGCTAACCTGCCAATGGCGATTGGTTGCGCCATTTCCTTGACGGCGTTTACCGCATTCAGTCTGGTACTCGGGCAACAAATTAGCGTTCCTGTCGCACTGGGCGCGGTATTTCTGATGGGCGTCATCTTCACCGCCATTTCCGTAACCGGTGTGCGTACCTGGATCTTACGTAATTTGCCGATGGGTATCGCTCACGGTACAGGTATCGGTATCGGGCTGTTTCTGCTGCTGATTGCTGCTAACGGTGTGGGTATGGTTATCAAAAACCCGATTGAAGGCTTGCCAGTGGCGCTCGGTGCGTTTACCTCCTTCCCGGTGATGATGAGCTTGCTGGGGCTGGCGGTCATCTTCGGTCTGGAGAAGTGTCGCGTACCCGGCGGGATCTTGTTGGTGATTATTGCAATTTCGATCATCGGCTTAATCTTTGACCCAGCGGTGAAATACCACGGTCTGGTGGCGATGCCAAGCCTGACTGGCGAAGATGGTAAGTCTCTGATTTTCAGCCTCGATATTATGGGCGCACTCCAGCCAACTGTACTTCCGAGTGTACTGGCATTGGTGATGACCGCAGTGTTCGACGCTACTGGCACCATCCGTGCCGTCGCCGGTCAGGCGAATTTGTTGGATAAAGACAACCAGATCATCAACGGCGGCAAAGCCCTGACCAGTGACTCAGTAAGTTCAATATTCTCCGGTCTGGTGGGCGCAGCGCCCGCAGCGGTTTATATCGAATCAGCGGCAGGAACCGCCGCCGGGGGTAAAACAGGGTTGACCGCAACCGTAGTGGGGGCGTTATTCCTGCTGATTCTGTTCTTATCACCTCTGTCATTTTTGATCCCTGGTTACGCCACTGCACCCGCTCTGATGTACGTAGGTTTGCTGATGTTAAGTAACGTCTCGAAGCTCGATTTCAATGACTTTATTGATGCGATGGCAGGCCTGGTATGTGCGGTTTTCATCGTTCTGACCTGTAATATCGTCACCGGTATTATGCTGGGCTTTGTGACACTGGTCGTAGGCCGCGTCTTTGCACGCGAATGGCAAAAGCTGAATATTGGTACGGTTATCATTACCGCCGCACTGGTCGCGTTTTACGCAGGTGGTTGGGCAATCTAATAGACTCCCCGCGCCTTTCAGCGCGGAGATTTCTTTCAGAGAGGATTCTCACCGCTGGCAGCAAGACGCTGCTGGCGGACTTGCCTGAGTTCTCTCTCAGTCATCAACTGCAACGCCTGCGTTGGGCAGGACTCAACGCACGCAGGTCCCTCTTGCCGCTGTTCGCAAAGATCACATTTCACGATGAGTTGACGAGTATGACCGGGCAACGACTGAACAGTGATCATCCCAAACGGGCACGCACTGACGCAACTCTGACAGCCAATACAACGGGCAGAATTGGCCTGCACCACCTGCTCGCCTATCGTCAGCGCCCCCACAGGGCAAGCACCAACACAAGGGGCGTTTTCGCATTGATGGCACATCACCGGCGCACTAATGTTGTTCAGACGCTGCACTTTTAAACGTGGGAGAAAGAAACTAGCATTCAACTCCTGTTCTAACGGATGGGCGACCACGCAAGCCACTTCGCAAGTACGACAACCAATACAGTCAGTTGAATTAACGATAATTAACGATTTCATCGCGATGCCTTCGTATTAAACATGGCTAACATATCGTGTGCTGCCTGTCTTCCTGCGGCCATTGCAGTGACGACCAGATCCGCGCCATGAACAGCATCACCACCAGCAAAGACTTTTCTCAGATGCGTCTGGGTGGGTAAATACCCGACGTCGCCGGTTTGAATCAGCCCCCATTTATCGAGCTTAACGCCACTGCCCTGCAACCACGGCATGGCATGTGCCTGGAACCCAAAGGCCATAATCAGCACATCGGCGGGCAGTTCAAACTCAGATCCCGCCACCGGACGTGGACGACGGCGACCATCAGGTTCCGGCTCACCCATTGCGGTACGAATCAAACCCACTGCTTTTAAGCGCCCGTCATCATCAAGAGCGATATATTGCGGCTGAACATTGAACTGAAACTCAACGCCTTCTTCTCGCGCATTAACCACCTCTTTTCGCGAGCCGGGCATACTGACTTCATCACGCCGATAAGCACAGGTCACACTGGCGGCCTTCAGGCGAATGGATGTGCGCAGGCAATCCATTGTTGTATCGCCGCCCCCCAATACGACAACTCGCTTACCTTCTACATCCGTCAGCGGATACTCTGCAGACTCTGGCAGCCCCATCAACTGGCGGGTATGGGCGGTCAGGAACGGTAGCGCCTGAATGACACCGGGCGCATCTTCATGCGGCAGATCCGCTCGCATCATCCCGTAAGTCCCCACGCCGAGGAAAACGGCATCATATTCCGCCGTTAATTCGTTGAAAGAGATATCACGGCCAATTTCACAGTTGAGATGAAAGTCGATCCCCATCGCGGTGAATATCTCCCGCCGCTGGCTTAACACCGCTTTATCGAGCTTGAAAGGAGGAATACCAAAGGTCAACATGCCGCCAATTTCTGGATGGCGATCAAAGACATCAACATGAACGCCAGCGCGCACCAGAATATCGGCACACCCCAGCCCTGCTGGCCCTGCGCCAATCACCGCCACTCTTTCCATACGCGGAACGACCTGGCTGACATCGGGACGCCAGCCCATCGCCAGCGCGGTATCGGTGATGTAGCGTTCCAGATTACCGATAGAGACTGCGCCAGAGTGATCTTTCAAAGTACATGCACCTTCACAAAGACGGTCCTGTGGACATACCCTGCCGCAGATTTCTGGTAAGGAGCTGGTCTGGTGGCAGAGTTCTGCCGCTTCAATAATCTTCCCTTCCTGTACCAGACGGATGTAATCCGGAATGGCGTTATGCAGCGGGCAATGCCAGTTGCAGTTGGCTTTTTCGGCACAATAAACACAGCGGTCACTCTCATAAGTCGCTTGTTGCGGATCCAGTCCACAATAGATTTCGCCAAAGTGGGTTTTCCGCTCACTCGCTGAAATTTTATCTGCACCTTTACGCGGGTTAACGGGGAGCAACGCTGCACGGCGAGATGACTGAGCATCTGATGACACCTTTCCTTCTGCCGTTTTGCGCTGGCGGGTCATCTTTATCTGCTGTAACTCTTTATCATCCATCAGGCGTAATGCCTGCGTTGGGCAGACCTCAATACAGGCTTGAACGCCGGAACTGCGCTGGTTACAAAGGTCGCATTTCTGCGCAATAGAACCGACCATCTCGATTACGCCAAAGGGGCAAGCGATTGCGCATCTTTTACAACCAATACACTTTTGCTCGTCCAGTTGTACGCTATCAGGCTGGAAAGTCAGAGCATTTACCGGGCAAACCGTAACGCAGGGGGCATTATTGCAATGATGACAGGCCACTGGATTCGCGTGCAGGCCTTTCCCAACAACGTGAATACGGGGTTTAAAGTCACTGTGGCTCTGCGGCCAGTTTTCTTGGTTGTGTGCCGCCGCACAGGCAATTTCACAGGCATGACAGCCTATACATTCCGCAGCTTCAGCAGCGATAAACTTATTCATTTGCATCCCTTTCATTTGATGAGTTATGTCTTCTCAAATGTCGCAATGCAATAAACGGGCATATATTATAAAACGTGTCCGCTTTAATGATATTTTGCGACTGAGGTCAAATTATTACCCCTCAATCTGTGCCGCTTTCATTAATTAAACATCGTTGCTGAAAACAGAGTAATCCAACTCAAAAACATTAAATGCGAGAGTGCGATATGCCAGAATGATTAAAGACATATCAATATGAGAAAATTAAAGATAATTCCATTATCTGATTCTTTTCTCATTTTCTCGGTTTAACCACGATTATGTGATTGCCTCCGCAATTCCTGTCTCTAACTTCCCTTCCTCGTTAAAACTGGCATCCCACGAGCATGTAATTAAACAGTTTTATTAACGTAAACGGTTGCTTTTAACTCTGGCGAGCGAAAGGAGAATGACTGATGAGCGCCATAGATTCCCAACTTCCCTCATCTTCAGGGCAAGACCGCCCCACCGATGAGGTTGACCGCATATTATCACCAGGAAAGTTGATCATACTCGGTCTGCAACACGTACTTGTGATGTATGCAGGTGCAGTCGCTGTTCCACTGATGATTGGTGACAGACTCGGCCTTACCAAAGAGGCGATCGCGATGCTTATTAGCTCCGACCTCTTTTGCTGCGGTATCGTCACACTTTTGCAATGCATTGGCATCGGTCGTTTTATGGGGATTCGCCTGCCCGTTATTATGTCGGTGACCTTTGCTGCTGTAACGCCAATGATAGCTATCGGGATGAACCCGGATATCGGCCTGCTGGGGATTTTTGGCGCAACCATCGCAGCAGGATTTATCACCACATTATTAGCGCCGCTTATTGGTCGCTTAATGCCTTTGTTCCCACCGCTGGTTACCGGTGTGGTTATTACCTCTATCGGGCTGAGTATTATTCAGGTGGGCATTGATTGGGCTGCGGGAGGTAAAGGAAATCCGCAATATGGTAATCCCGTTTATTTAGGAATCTCCTTCGCAGTCTTAATTTTCATCTTGCTTATTACTCGCTATGCAAAAGGATTTATGTCCAATGTCGCCGTATTACTGGGGATTGTATTTGGCTTTTTACTTTCGTGGATGATGAATGAAGTCAATTTATCCGGGCTGCATGATGCTTCGTGGTTTGCGATTGTTACGCCGATGTCGTTTGGTATGCCGATTTTCGACCCCGTTTCTATTTTGACCATGACCGCAGTACTCATCATCGTATTTATTGAGTCGATGGGGATGTTCCTGGCACTGGGTGAAATAGTCGGTCGTAAGCTCTCTTCGCACGACATTATTCGCGGGCTGCGCGTGGATGGCGTAGGAACCATGATCGGCGGAACGTTTAACAGTTTTCCGCATACATCTTTTTCACAAAACGTCGGTCTGGTCAGCGTGACGCGCGTTCATAGCCGCTGGGTGTGTATTTCTTCGGGGATTATTTTAATTCTGTTCGGCATGGTGCCCAAAATGGCGGTGCTGGTGGCTTCCATTCCGCAATTTGTGCTGGGCGGCGCGGGGCTGGTGATGTTCGGCATGGTGCTGGCTACAGGGATTCGGATTCTGTCGCGCTGTAACTACACCACCAACCGTTACAACCTCTATATTGTGGCAATCAGTCTCGGCGTTGGCATGACTCCGACGCTTTCTCACGATTTTTTTTCTAAATTACCGGCCGTACTGCAACCGTTGCTGCATAGCGGCATTATGCTCGCAACCCTTAGCGCCGTTGTGCTGAACGTCTTCTTTAATGGCTATCAGCATCATGCTGACCTGGTAAAGGAATCCGTCTCTGATAAAGATCTAAAAGTCAGGACAGTACGTATGTGGCTTCTGATGCGCAAGCTGAAGAAAAATGAGCATGGAGAATAATATGAATCTTTTAATGCGCGCTATATTCAGTCTGTTATTACTCTTAATGATCTCCATTCCTGTCATTTCTGACTGCGTTGCAATGGCTATTGAAAGCCGCTTCAAATATATGATGTTGCTTTTTTAAATGGTCTTTCTCTGTCGGCATCCGCTCAAAACGGGCGGTTGTCGATAAACGCTCACTTGGTTAATCATTTAACACTTCTGTTATCTATAATGACGAGTGATTAGAATTACATGTGAGAAATTATGCAAACGGAACACGTCATTTTACTGAATGCACAGGGAGTCCCTTCGGGTACACTGGAAAAATATGCTGCACACACGGCAAATACCCCCTTACATCTCGCGTTCTCCAGTTGGCTGTTTAATGCCAAAGGGCAATTATTAGTTACCCGCCGCGCACTGAGCAAAAAAGCATGGCCGGGTGTGTGGACAAACTCGGTTTGTGGGCATCCACAATTGGGAGAAAGCAACGAAGACGCGGTGATCCGCCGTTGCCGCTTTGAACTGGGTGTGGAAATAACATCACCAGAACCGGTCTATCCTGACTTTCACTACCGCGTCACCGATCCGAGTGGCATTGTCGAAAATGAAGTGTGCCCGGTATTTGCCGCACGCGTGATCAGCGAGTTACAGCCCAACAATGATGAAGTGATGGATTATCAATGGTGTGATTTAGCAGATGTATTACGCGGTATTGATGCCACGCCGTGGGCATTCAGCCCGTGGATGGTGATGCAGGCAGCCAATAGCGAAGCCAGAAAACAATTGTCTGCATTTACACAGCTTAAATAAAAAACCCCGACGGTTGCCGGGGTTATGTGCTTACGCGTAATACTTATTTTACCGGACGCATCGCCGGGAACAGAATAACGTCGCGGATAGTATGGCTGTTGGTGAAAAGCATAACCATACGGTCGATACCAATTCCCAGACCTGCTGTCGGCGGCAGACCATGTTCCAGTGCAGTAACGTAATCTTCATCGTAGAACATTGCTTCATCGTCGCCTGCGTCTTTCGCCGCAACCTGATCCAGGAAACGCTGCGCCTGATCTTCTGCATCGTTCAGTTCGCTAAAGCCGTTACCAATCTCACGACCGCCAATAAAGAATTCAAAGCGATCGGTGATTTCCGGGTTGACGTCGTTACGACGCGCCAGCGGAGAAACTTCAGCCGGGTATTCAGTAATGAAGGTCGGCTGAATCAGATTCGCTTCTGCCACTTCGTCAAAGATCTCGGTCACAATACGACCCAGCCCCCAGCTCTTCTCAACGTGAATGCCGAGAGATTCAGCAATCGCTTTCGCAGAGTCAAAGTTATCCAGGTCTGCCATGTCGGTTTCCGGGCGATATTTCTTAATCGCTTCACGCATGGTCAGTTTTTCGAACGGCTTACCGAAGTCCAGTACCACATCACCGTAGGTTACTTCAGTCTTACCGAGAATATCCTGAGCCAGAGTGCGGAACAGCGATTCGGTCAGTTCGATCAGATCTTTGTAATCCGCGTAAGCCATATAGAGTTCCATCATGGTGAACTCTGGGTTATGGCGCACGGAGATACCTTCGTTACGGAAGTTACGGTTGATTTCGAACACGCGTTCAAAACCGCCAACCACCAGACGCTTGAGGTACAGTTCCGGCGCAATACGCAGGTACATGTCGAGATCCAGCGCGTTGTGATGGGTAATAAACGGACGTGCTGCCGCACCGCCCGGGATCACCTGCATCATCGGGGTTTCAACTTCCATAAAGCCGCGATTCACCATGAACTGGCGAATGCCAGAGAGGATCTGTGAACGCACTTTAAAGGTGTTGCGGGAATCATCGTTAGAGATGAGATCCAGATAACGCTGACGATAACGCGCTTCCTGATCTTGCAAGCCGTGGAATTTGTCTGGCAGCGGGCGCAGTGCTTTGGTCAGCAGACGCAGCTCGGTGCAGTGGATAGACAGCTCGCCGGTTTTGGTTTTAAACAGCTTACCTTTTGCGCCGATAATATCGCCAAGATCCCATTTCTTAAATTGATCGTTATAAACGCCTTCCGGCAGATCATCACGAGCTACATACAGCTGAATGCGACCACCGACGTCCTGCAGGGTAACGAAAGAGGCTTTACCCATAATTCGGCGAGTCATCATGCGACCAGCTACAGCAACTTCGATGTTCAACTCTTCCAGCTCTTCGTTCTCTTTACCGTCGAAGTCTGTATGCAGTTGGTCAGAAGTATGGTCGCGACGAAAATCATTCGGAAAGGCAATCCCCTGCTCGCGCAGGTTCGCCAGCTTTTCGCGACGAGTTTTCAGTTCATTGTTAAGATCGGTTACCGCGTCAGTGCCTTGTACGTGTTGTTCAGACATGTTGGTTCCTTATAACCCAGCTTTCAAACTTGCTTCGATAAATTGATCCAGGCTGCCATCCAGCACTGCCTGCGTGTTGCGGGTTTCAACCCCGGTGCGCAGATCTTTAATGCGGGAGTCATCAAGGACATAAGAACGAATCTGGCTGCCCCAGCCGATGTCAGATTTATTGTCTTCCATCGCCTGTTTCTCAGCATTCTTCTTCTGCATCTCCAGCTCATAAAGTTTTGCTTTCATCTGCTTCATGGCCTGGTCTTTGTTCTTGTGCTGGGAACGGTCGTTCTGGCACTGGGTCACAATCCCGGTCGGGATGTGAGTAATACGCACCGCAGATTCGGTACGGTTAACGTGCTGACCGCCCGCACCGGACGCGCGATAGACATCAATGCGCAGATCCGCTGGGTTGATTTCGATATCAATATCGTCATCCACTTCTGGGTAAACAAACGCGGAACTAAACGACGTGTGGCGACGACCGCCGGAGTCAAACGGGCTTTTACGCACCAGACGGTGAACACCGGTTTCTGTGCGCAGCCAACCATAAGCGTAATCGCCGGAGATCTTGATAGTCACGGATTTGATACCCGCTACTTCACCTTCCGACTCTTCGATAATTTCAGTTTTGAAACCGCGCGATTCTGCCCAGCGCAGATACATACGCTCAAGCATACTTGCCCAGTCCTGCGCTTCCGTACCGCCGGAACCAGCCTGGATATCAAGGTAGCAGTCGGCGCTGTCATATTCGCCGGAGAACATGCGGCGGAACTCAAGCTGCGCCAGTTTTTCTTCCAGTGCGTCGAGTTCAGCAACGGCTTCGTTAAAGGTTTCTTCGTCGTCAGCTTCTACAGCCAGTTCCAGCAGACCGGAAACATCTTCCAGCCCTTGTTTCATTTGGTCGAGGGTATCGACAACAGCCTCGAGGGAGGAACGCTCTTTACCCAGCGCCTGTGCGCGTTCGGGTTCGTTCCAGACATCCGGCTGTTCCAGCTCGGCGTTTACTTCTTCCAGACGCTCTTTCTTGGCGTCGTAGTCAAAGATACCCCCTAAGAACGTCGGAGCGTTCCGTGAGGTCCTGAATGCGATTATTTACCGGATTAATTTCAAACATGGTCTGATTTCTTTTATTGAGCTAGTCAAAATGCGGTGATAAGAGCGGGATTGTACCCAATCCACACTCTTTTTTATAGTGAGGACGATGCTAAAGTGGCCAGATATTATCGATGATAATCTGTAGACTGCGGTTGCCGCGAAACTCGTTGATATCCAGCTTGTAGGCCAGTTGTACTTCACGAACGCCGTTATCCGGCCAGAGGGCGGTATCGACATTAAAAGCAATACCATCCAGCAGCGGGCCGCCGCCGACCGGTTCAACCATAACCTTCAGATGGCGCTCTCCCACCAACCGCTGTTGCAGCAGGCGAAAATGACCGTCAAACAGCGGTTCCGGGAACATCTGCCCCCACGGACCGGCATCACGCAGCAGTTGCGCAACTTCCATGGTCATCTCCGCTGCACTTAACGGGCCGTCGGAAACTACTTCACCCTGTAATAATGCCGGATCCAGCCACTCGGTAACCAGTTCGCCAAAGCGTTGCTGAAAGAGTTCGAATTTGTCCTCTTCCAGCGACAATCCTGCCGCCATCGCATGACCGCCAAACTTGAGCATCATGCCAGGGTAGAGCGTGTCTAACCGCTCCAGCGCATCACGCATATGCAATCCCTGGATGGAGCGACCAGAACCTTTCAGCGTACCGTCGCCCGCAGGCGCAAAGGCGATAACCGGACGATGAAAACGCTCTTTGATGCGCGAAGCCAGAATACCAACGACGCCCTGATGCCATTCAGGGTGATACATTGCCAGCCCGCCAGGCAGCGTATCGCGGCTACGCTCCAGTTGCTCGCACAAGGTCAGTGCTTCGACCTGCATTCCCTGTTCAATCTCTTTTCGCGTCTGGTTTAGTGCATCAAGCTCATTAGCCAGAACGCGCGCTTCGCCGATGTTGTCGCAAAGTAACAGTGCCACGCCAACGGACATATCATCCAGTCGTCCGGCGGCATTGAGACGCGGCCCCAGCGCAAAACCTAAATCGCTGGCAGCGAGTTTTTGTGCATCGCGGTTTGCCACTTCCAGCAGGGCTTTAATCCCCGGGCGGCATTTCCCGGCACGAATGCGACTCATCCCCTGCCAGGTCAGAATGCGATTATTGGC
It encodes:
- the guaD gene encoding guanine deaminase, which encodes MSGEHTLKAVRGSFIDVTRTVDNPEEIASALRFIEDGLLLIKQGKVEWFGKWEDGKHQIPDTIRVRDYRGKLIVPGFVDTHIHYPQSEMVGAYGEQLLEWLNKHTFPTERRYEDLEYAREMSAFFIKQLLRNGTTTALVFGTVHPQSVDALFEAASHINMRMIAGKVMMDRNAPDYLLDTAESSYHQSKELIERWHKNGRLLYAITPRFAPTSSPEQMAMAQRLKEEFPDTWIHTHLCENKDEIAWVKELYPEHDGYLDVYHQYGLTGKNCVFAHCVHLEEKEWDRLSETKSSIAFCPTSNLYLGSGLFNLKKAWNKKVKVGMGTDIGAGTTFNMLQTLNEAYKVLQLQGYRLSAYEAFYLATLGGAKSLGLDDLIGNFIPGKEADFVVMEPTATPLQQLRYDNSVSLVDKLFVMMTLGDDRSIYRTYVDGRLVYERN
- the ghxQ gene encoding guanine/hypoxanthine transporter GhxQ; this encodes MSGDILQTPDAPKPQGALDNYFKITARGSSVRQEVLAGLTTFLAMVYSVIVVPGMLGKAGFPPAAVFVATCLVAGFGSLLMGLWANLPMAIGCAISLTAFTAFSLVLGQQISVPVALGAVFLMGVIFTAISVTGVRTWILRNLPMGIAHGTGIGIGLFLLLIAANGVGMVIKNPIEGLPVALGAFTSFPVMMSLLGLAVIFGLEKCRVPGGILLVIIAISIIGLIFDPAVKYHGLVAMPSLTGEDGKSLIFSLDIMGALQPTVLPSVLALVMTAVFDATGTIRAVAGQANLLDKDNQIINGGKALTSDSVSSIFSGLVGAAPAAVYIESAAGTAAGGKTGLTATVVGALFLLILFLSPLSFLIPGYATAPALMYVGLLMLSNVSKLDFNDFIDAMAGLVCAVFIVLTCNIVTGIMLGFVTLVVGRVFAREWQKLNIGTVIITAALVAFYAGGWAI
- a CDS encoding 4Fe-4S dicluster domain-containing protein, which produces MKSLIIVNSTDCIGCRTCEVACVVAHPLEQELNASFFLPRLKVQRLNNISAPVMCHQCENAPCVGACPVGALTIGEQVVQANSARCIGCQSCVSACPFGMITVQSLPGHTRQLIVKCDLCEQRQEGPACVESCPTQALQLMTERELRQVRQQRLAASGENPL
- the ygfT gene encoding formate-dependent uric acid utilization protein YgfT, whose protein sequence is MNKFIAAEAAECIGCHACEIACAAAHNQENWPQSHSDFKPRIHVVGKGLHANPVACHHCNNAPCVTVCPVNALTFQPDSVQLDEQKCIGCKRCAIACPFGVIEMVGSIAQKCDLCNQRSSGVQACIEVCPTQALRLMDDKELQQIKMTRQRKTAEGKVSSDAQSSRRAALLPVNPRKGADKISASERKTHFGEIYCGLDPQQATYESDRCVYCAEKANCNWHCPLHNAIPDYIRLVQEGKIIEAAELCHQTSSLPEICGRVCPQDRLCEGACTLKDHSGAVSIGNLERYITDTALAMGWRPDVSQVVPRMERVAVIGAGPAGLGCADILVRAGVHVDVFDRHPEIGGMLTFGIPPFKLDKAVLSQRREIFTAMGIDFHLNCEIGRDISFNELTAEYDAVFLGVGTYGMMRADLPHEDAPGVIQALPFLTAHTRQLMGLPESAEYPLTDVEGKRVVVLGGGDTTMDCLRTSIRLKAASVTCAYRRDEVSMPGSRKEVVNAREEGVEFQFNVQPQYIALDDDGRLKAVGLIRTAMGEPEPDGRRRPRPVAGSEFELPADVLIMAFGFQAHAMPWLQGSGVKLDKWGLIQTGDVGYLPTQTHLRKVFAGGDAVHGADLVVTAMAAGRQAAHDMLAMFNTKASR
- the uacT gene encoding urate/proton symporter UacT, yielding MSAIDSQLPSSSGQDRPTDEVDRILSPGKLIILGLQHVLVMYAGAVAVPLMIGDRLGLTKEAIAMLISSDLFCCGIVTLLQCIGIGRFMGIRLPVIMSVTFAAVTPMIAIGMNPDIGLLGIFGATIAAGFITTLLAPLIGRLMPLFPPLVTGVVITSIGLSIIQVGIDWAAGGKGNPQYGNPVYLGISFAVLIFILLITRYAKGFMSNVAVLLGIVFGFLLSWMMNEVNLSGLHDASWFAIVTPMSFGMPIFDPVSILTMTAVLIIVFIESMGMFLALGEIVGRKLSSHDIIRGLRVDGVGTMIGGTFNSFPHTSFSQNVGLVSVTRVHSRWVCISSGIILILFGMVPKMAVLVASIPQFVLGGAGLVMFGMVLATGIRILSRCNYTTNRYNLYIVAISLGVGMTPTLSHDFFSKLPAVLQPLLHSGIMLATLSAVVLNVFFNGYQHHADLVKESVSDKDLKVRTVRMWLLMRKLKKNEHGE
- the yqfG gene encoding protein YqfG; this translates as MNLLMRAIFSLLLLLMISIPVISDCVAMAIESRFKYMMLLF
- the idi gene encoding isopentenyl-diphosphate Delta-isomerase yields the protein MQTEHVILLNAQGVPSGTLEKYAAHTANTPLHLAFSSWLFNAKGQLLVTRRALSKKAWPGVWTNSVCGHPQLGESNEDAVIRRCRFELGVEITSPEPVYPDFHYRVTDPSGIVENEVCPVFAARVISELQPNNDEVMDYQWCDLADVLRGIDATPWAFSPWMVMQAANSEARKQLSAFTQLK
- the lysS gene encoding lysine--tRNA ligase; the encoded protein is MSEQHVQGTDAVTDLNNELKTRREKLANLREQGIAFPNDFRRDHTSDQLHTDFDGKENEELEELNIEVAVAGRMMTRRIMGKASFVTLQDVGGRIQLYVARDDLPEGVYNDQFKKWDLGDIIGAKGKLFKTKTGELSIHCTELRLLTKALRPLPDKFHGLQDQEARYRQRYLDLISNDDSRNTFKVRSQILSGIRQFMVNRGFMEVETPMMQVIPGGAAARPFITHHNALDLDMYLRIAPELYLKRLVVGGFERVFEINRNFRNEGISVRHNPEFTMMELYMAYADYKDLIELTESLFRTLAQDILGKTEVTYGDVVLDFGKPFEKLTMREAIKKYRPETDMADLDNFDSAKAIAESLGIHVEKSWGLGRIVTEIFDEVAEANLIQPTFITEYPAEVSPLARRNDVNPEITDRFEFFIGGREIGNGFSELNDAEDQAQRFLDQVAAKDAGDDEAMFYDEDYVTALEHGLPPTAGLGIGIDRMVMLFTNSHTIRDVILFPAMRPVK
- the prfB gene encoding peptide chain release factor 2 (programmed frameshift): MFEINPVNNRIQDLTERSDVLRGYLDYDAKKERLEEVNAELEQPDVWNEPERAQALGKERSSLEAVVDTLDQMKQGLEDVSGLLELAVEADDEETFNEAVAELDALEEKLAQLEFRRMFSGEYDSADCYLDIQAGSGGTEAQDWASMLERMYLRWAESRGFKTEIIEESEGEVAGIKSVTIKISGDYAYGWLRTETGVHRLVRKSPFDSGGRRHTSFSSAFVYPEVDDDIDIEINPADLRIDVYRASGAGGQHVNRTESAVRITHIPTGIVTQCQNDRSQHKNKDQAMKQMKAKLYELEMQKKNAEKQAMEDNKSDIGWGSQIRSYVLDDSRIKDLRTGVETRNTQAVLDGSLDQFIEASLKAGL
- the recJ gene encoding single-stranded-DNA-specific exonuclease RecJ, with protein sequence MKQQIQLRRREVDETADLPADLPPLLRRLYASRGVRSAQELERSVKGMLPWQQLSGVEKAVEILYNAFREGTRIIVVGDFDADGATSTALSVLAMRSLGCDNIDYLVPNRFEDGYGLSPEVVDQAHARGAQLIVTVDNGISSHAGVEHARSLGIPVIVTDHHLPGETLPAAEAIINPNLRDCEFPSKSLAGVGVAFYLMLALRTFLRDRGWFDERGIAIPNLAELLDLVALGTVADVVPLDANNRILTWQGMSRIRAGKCRPGIKALLEVANRDAQKLAASDLGFALGPRLNAAGRLDDMSVGVALLLCDNIGEARVLANELDALNQTRKEIEQGMQVEALTLCEQLERSRDTLPGGLAMYHPEWHQGVVGILASRIKERFHRPVIAFAPAGDGTLKGSGRSIQGLHMRDALERLDTLYPGMMLKFGGHAMAAGLSLEEDKFELFQQRFGELVTEWLDPALLQGEVVSDGPLSAAEMTMEVAQLLRDAGPWGQMFPEPLFDGHFRLLQQRLVGERHLKVMVEPVGGGPLLDGIAFNVDTALWPDNGVREVQLAYKLDINEFRGNRSLQIIIDNIWPL